In Bombus terrestris chromosome 13, iyBomTerr1.2, whole genome shotgun sequence, the DNA window ACTGCTTATCGATCGTGCCTAATTCGGGAAATAAATTACGTGCTCGTGCTCGTGCTCGAGCCATGAATCGGAAGCGGAACTCGTAATCGTACTCGGTCTTGTTTCCGGGGTTAACAAGAGTTATGACGTGCCCGACGTGTAACCACTTGATAATAACCATAAACTGTGTTTCGTCTGTGGATGTCCGTGGATATCGTAACACGTATCCATGATTCGTAATTAAGTTGCAGAGCGTGCGTACAAGGTACGCGTGGAATTTCGACTATTCAATTAAATCGTCGCTTGACAACGCAACCAGGCAATTCGTTGATCAAAGAATTCGATATATTCCTGGCGATAAACCGTTTTCGTGCATAGAACGAACCgtggaaaataaattatttcactgACAAAAACGTTCTCGTATAATTACAGTATATCGTGTTATATGGGAACTGGGATACCTTCGTGTACGTAATGATCAGGCCTGTAGTTTTACAAGGAGCTATCCTTGTGTCGATTTGTCATACGCGAAGAATATGGAGAATAtgaagaaaatgtaatttttatgatCGTTAAACATGCATGGCCTACAGGACCTTGTTATCGAGGAAGCAATCGATCGATACGATCAAGCTCAAGTTGCATCGAGGTTGCCGAACCTCTTGATGGAAACAGAACAGTTATTCAATTATATGACTGTCATATATTATAATGAAAGACAAAAGTATTCGTatgtagaaataaaaagtaatatttcgtatattatcaattttattaaatatattcaatatattatatcaaacatatttaaatacgtgcaattgtatattataagTATATTATACACAGACACTGAGTAATAAATGTAactaaagtaaattaaaattaaattgtgtACATTTGTTTTACCATAAGTGTCTGTGTATAATACATAGTGATATTTgagtatatgtaataatatagaaaatgttaCTATTCGTATTTTTACATTCTTACCGTACGAATACTTTTGTCTATCGCTGTAGCCTCGTacatgtgaaatatttttatgaggaAGTTGCAGGGTTGAATATTTGCATGTGGAGTTACGATACGTAAATTTTAGAGACTCGATGTTACGCCCCAATTTCTTATCATTACTTATCTATTATTCGTGCCCATAAATTTGGTTAAAGAACTGAAGCTAACGAACGTTTATGGTTAGAGAACACGCTTCTATCTAATTAGCGAATTAGTCATGTAAGAAAGAGTGCTAGGACTTTTACAGTTTTATCTAACATTGGATCAGGATATTGTTTTATGTGTTAATACTAAAATCTCCTGCCTGTAATGTACGCTGTGTTCGTTATATTATTTACGATGCAACATAAATTTCAGAAAACTATCTCCTATTTCAATTTCATGACAAAGCTATCCTGGAAACGTTACAAGTCTTTTTCTTTGTTGAAACAAGTTCAAGTTTGAGATATGAACATTCtgcaaatagaaatttatttagttGCAATATAAAGTACCACAGTAGGGCTgaagctatacatatttatataaataggtATAAATACTTCtgataatttaattgaaattattttttgtcgATATAATCCAGATATATTTTTCCCCAAAACGCTCTTTTAGTACGCATTTCACGTATTAATATCAATTTACAAATAAACACGGTATGTCTATATTTCGGTATGTTTATATTTACACGAGTGTGGAaacaaaatacatatttatatgctCACCACTATGGATGATCATAATTTAGCTGCGGATATCTgtgtatttatgaaaaataatatacaaagatacataaaatatctgaaataaaatattcgtcgtAAAATGTATAGCTTTCTATTTAGATTCCACTTATTTAGCTGCgtacatataaatatagatctgcatgaaaataaataaatatataatgaaagTTCCATTCCTGTAAAAGTGAATATCAATTTCGCTAAAAGCAACTGCGTGTTTTTGGCAAATACATAAACATTTCGACGAATCTAATATTTCTAGTATTAAAGAATAATACGAattttttctcttgttttatAAACCGAATGGAGCTTTTCGATATGAACTGGGAATAATAACAGACCGCTCCTACGCTACCTATTTTCTCCACGTAgcccatacaacgtataatttTTACGGTCTCCAGCTAAAGGTTTAAGAAAGATCGTAATGAATGCGAAAATTCAGATGCACCGGGTTGTAGCACGCAATGCACCAAAACAGGTCTCGTTCTGGATGAACGCGTCTCACACGTGGCTTAAATCGATACATTCAAAGGTTAGAAATCGTCGGTTGATAAAGAGTGGGCGTGTGAAAGTAAAAGGGGAACGTTTAAAACATCGATGACTTCATTGTCTTGAATTAAAAGGCTTATTTAAACGATGATGATAGCAGAAACTGAATGTTTCTGTTCGCGATAACATCTTCCTATAAACTCTTCCACGCCAATCCTATCAATTTAAAAAGATAGTGACTGCAATTTGAATTAAGAAATAGAACAAGGATCGAAGACAATTTATTGGCGAAAGGGGActgtgtaaaaataaaaattgggtCGGTGCGCCTATCGAAAAGAATCGATTTACCGGCATGACAATGAATTGCCACTCTTCCCTCTTGCACAGCGAAGGCCACGACCTTGACCATATCCAGAAGTTTGCTCATGGTCGCATCCCCGTAGTCCTTCAACGCGAAATTGTAATAGTAAACTGCAACAAATCGCCAAATCGTAATTACGGAATTGTCATCTTTTGGTATTTAAGGGGAGGGAAATGTGATtcgagaaataatatttatatgaatgTGGACGAAATTGAGTTTTGTTTCGTCTGCATGGTTACACGATTCTGCTGCATTGCATGTTACAGCTAAACTTCTTCGATCTGCCTCACCAGAACCGACACTGATTCCTATGAAACTGTTTTACAAGTTTAGTCTTCATTTACGTATAACTCAATCTCGTCGCGCGGTTAagtatgtaattattattcaagTGACTCTTgtattttaatgcttttattaCCCTTATTGTCCATTCTATTTATCATGCCATTAACCCTTTCTGAATTGAATATTCCTTGGGCTATGGGAAAAGTTTTTCTCTGACGTTTTTATAAAGAAGAATTTATAACGCACTACAATCGGAACCATTTTACCGAAggcaaatatatttatatatttaattcacttcacaaaaacataatattgtatgtaCAAAACCTGgatcataaataaatattaattttaaatattaattttattttgaggTACTTTTCAACACTATGTAACTTATGATCGACCATGTacgatatttattcaaataaaatatgaacCTTTCGAATTAATCAagtttcatacatttttatgaaatgtGTAAGTTGTTAATATCCGCTCCTTccaaaaaaattattgaaaagtaaatgatataaataatcgGTCGTCTTTTCTccacttttcaatttatggaaactttgtaattgatattttttattcgtacattttaattaatcagGGTCACATGATACaatgtttctcttttatttttgtgTTTATGATTGAAGCTATTGTTTTAACGTACTAATACCTACTACTATGTTTCATGAAGACATTCGGGTCATAAGTAAAACCACTTTCTTCGAGAGGGCCACCGCAGCTTGCATGCTCGCCAGGCGTTTGTAGGTTTATTATGGTTTTTATACTCCACCCTTGAAACTGTGCGATTATGTCCTTTTTTATTATCTGCGCGGTGTTCGGCCGTGCCATCGCGAGTACGTCGTCTGTCACCCTGAAGAATTATCGACCCTTACATCCGTTGCTAAACCTCCAAATTCATGGCACTAGTCACTTTATTTGATCAAACAGAATGTAGAAGAAAATCAAATCCATTATCGTTACTAGAGAATTTCAATAAATGCTGCTGATCATTCCATTCAAACAAACAGATGTTTCTGCTTtggaataattacaatttttttaaaaatcaatttaagagacaatcgaattattattatcaatattatagGATTTCAATGAACAATTTTccctaattattttatttaatcaaacAAAACATATTGTTTACAAATACAGTAGAAGCTTGGgtattcgaaattaattttaaattaattaatttcaaaataattattatgacaCGTTATTCGCGTAATAACTTTGTTAAAATATCTTCGtatgaaaaaaaaagttattcatTTCAAAGcgttttagaaatattaatatcaaacaAGAATAAAACCatttgaatgaaaaataatttcttttaatttttacatttgttttccaacgtttttttttttcaaataaacatcCCCAAATTTTCCATTAATCGTTCCAGGATTCTGGTAATCGAGATTttactataattaaaatttaagaaaGTAAATTTACGATTAACATATTAGATTCCGTGACGAGTCGTGATATTAATCGATTCAATTTCTCttcggaataaaaataaaaacgaacagatttgcaaaattgtaGTTCGACATACGGATACAAAACAGGTGTTTTATTATACGCGAGTCGGCgaatatgaaaaatgaaatttgaataggTTTCCATAAATTTTTATCGCGACCTTACCAATGCGAAAATATGTTCTGTATCGCCATGTGCACTGGTGGCCACGCTTTCGAGTTTTCATATTTGCATCTAGAGCCACCGCAAAAGATCGCGCACTGTATAGCCTGGGGCGTGAATTTTCGCAAATTTTCGGAGAATTTATTGTAACCAGCCTGGACCTCGCACAGATCCACTTGGCCCGCTTGAAAACCTGCCGGTACCAGTGAACTTACATCCATTCTGCAAACAATGTTTGATTGCTCATTTACAACTTATAATATGTTATAATTCTCTTGGACACAtttataattcaaattaaatttcaaactttaaatTATCCTCCCTATACtaattataaattctatttattttaaaagcGATTAAAACAGGGAAGtattaaattagtaattaaacaatttattcgaatatttctttGCTGAATTCgggtttcttcctttttatttaaatgaattgaaGATAGgcgtacatatttaaaaataatcacgCCTCTTCCGTCCATCTCATTGCCGtagagaaattgaattttctcttaaatttcTCTCTCACTGTCCCTATCAGACACGTTTGACAATTCAAGTAGAATCTTTTTCCAACGATTTTCTCTACGCAAAAATGCACGACACAGGGTAACAATCAATGCAAAAAAGCACTTCACATACAGGGGTAAGCGCATAGCGACTGGTAGTTCCGCTACTATAACGCTACTTTATCTATCGTTCTATCATACAGATTGCGCCTGCGTCAGTCCTATTACCTATGAAACTGCTTTTGTTTCACTTCACCCTATTTATGTCTGTAGATCcgcatattttataacatttcaaGTTCGCTACAATGGGGTTATATAATTTCCCATTCCGGTCTCCTACAGTTTTCATTGCATTTCTTCTATCTACAGGTGTGGGGAAAGAGATTAACGAATttgaagaagataaaaagaatatagtgtccattttatatttcatgtaCGTATGTAATTTCTGTGGATCTTGTAATGTGTAAATCTTCTGTAAATCTTCATTTTAATGTTTTACAATGTATCCTGCTCCGTAagatgaaataatttgaaataatacgaaatCCCAAATATCGGAACAAAAATGCCGTATTCGGCGACCCATTTGATGGAGAGTGTTGGCGTTCCATCTCCTTAcaaatcatattttttattcgctttttgataattttattctatatatacttTCCGTTTATGCTTACTCTATATGATTACcttgtacaattattttatatacttcgTTTATATACTTAGATTATATACTTAGCTTATCGACATACCTTGTATACTTACTTTATATACTTAAGCGTATCTTACTTTTTTTGTATCACCACGTTATAAACAGGTGAATGTTTTGTAAaagttcttttaaatttctgtGTTTATATAGATAGTTaccttttatatattattaataagttgaagaaatttttcgaaatctaTCGGTTTTGAggatataaattgaaaaaaacgTACTGAAATAATTGGTTCATATAGTTGATATAGTTGTTATTATATTGTTGCTATTATATGGTTGATATTATATAGTTCTTATATATAGTTGCTTGAATAATAATATCTATCATTATATGTTTGCATGAATATAATACCtagttaaaacattttttacttcatttttttAAGTGATTTAAtgttattcaaattaaattacatttatattaattaatatacatgtatatatgtattttgattTCTTTATGAATCAcaacatatactgctgacacgGCTGTCCTCTTCAATGCCTAAGTTCCTCATATAGCAGAGAACTGCTCATTCTGTTatgttaattttttgttttaaaggattaaaataaataactagAAATGTTATGGAAATTCAAAGACAAGATTCATATGTATTATGCTGAAGAAATTATTCTAATTCTGTGATTGTTATTGGTGTTAAATAACTATGTTACTAACATCTTGGAAACTAGATATAATGTTTCGAAATGACGTGTGAATCGTTCATAACATGTTTGCGATAGACGTGGCAGGAGTTGCTTTATCTGTAGTATGCTACATGGCTAAAGTACCGGCGATACCATAGGTAACCGCAACGCAATGGATCATCAAGTATAGACAAGTTTAGATAAGAATATTTTCAGTGTATTAAAGTCTTATTAATTTTTGACGGTGCATTGAAGTACGCTTCAGTGAGCAGTGGCTAAGATGTCCGGCTTTGACGAAAATCCTTTTGGGGAACCGAATATCAATGATCCATTTTCAGTGAGTATTTCATTAGCGGCTAGACCCGAGGCACACACTATCTTGTTCAATATTGCCTGTAAAACTgtcaaatcgaaataaacatgttttatcgaattattattattttttgccAAGACTGTAGGGGAAGACTTTTATTATGTCTTGATATTAGTAtcttaattatttgatatttgtatGCCTTATTTTTTAGTCGTGTTTTATTATGTATGTTAAGTATGATACCcagattattatatatatacaattgttattattttttattgttttataaataaaaaattactgctTCAAATTTATTGTGAAAGAGACATGTATTCCATAAAGGAATTCTTTGAATTGCTGTTGACTCTATATATAGACATCCTCTATAAATACACATTCTTTAAGTGTTAGTATATTTAACTTTCTTTGTGAAGGTTGACTGCGATATAAAAGAAGTAGTTAACAATcaattacttttttaaatagGATCCTGCGATAAGGAGGGCTGTATCTTCTACTCCAGCTAATAGGGGTTTAGAAGATTACAATCCTTTTGCGGAACAAGGTTCACAAGGAACTGCACAAGTCAGAGGTGCTTCAAATCCTCCTATCTATGGAGGTATTGGAGCTACACAGCAACCAGCTACACTTCAACCTTCAAATCAGGAACCTCCTGCAACTAATTATGCCCGTACTCCACAGCAAACAGTGAATACATCACTGGGAAGCACATTATCCCCCACTTCAGATGTAAATGTACATGAAGTTTTgttctataatattttgtagTGAATTTTAATATCGTGTTAAGTTTgtcttaaaaaattatgaaattttagcAAAGATCAGAGTCAGGATGGAAAGCAGGAACAGAAGAAGACataaggaatacaccatactaTCGTGAGTCCAAAATATAATGAGtcaatgtttaatatatttcctttattattGTTTAACAATTGAAAATACTTGATTTTCAAAGCAAAAAGGAACAATTGGCCACCTCTACCTGACAAATGCTGCTGCCAACCTTGCTTTCACCAAGATATCGATGTGGAAATTCATACAGATTTTCAGAAGGTAGTCAGACAACTATATCGTTTATGGATGTGTAAGTTTAATGTATTGCATCtaattttaatgaataaaatagtatagtaaataacaaataatttcaaattacagTTCACGGCTGTATTTTAATTCTAAACGTTATTGGCGGATTTATTCTACTGTTATGTACCGGAGCATTTTCAACATTTGGTCTTGGGATATtgtatttaatactttttacCCCCTTCTCGTTTTTATGCTGGTTCAGACCAGCATACAAGGCTTTCAAGTATGTAATCAATCATACATCAATGTTTCAGTATTAACGttattattcaatatatttttcctcttttagaAACGATAGCTCTTTTAACTTCATGGtatttttcttcgtcttcttctttcaATTAATCGTCACAGGGATTCAGGCCATAGGCATTCCTGGCTCAGGAACTTGGTAATATTTTAATTCCCAAAAATACAGATTTATTCTAGAGATAATATGTTAATGTTTCAATCATTTTATTATCACAGTGGCATTATACTTGCTATCACGATGTTCGACAACACAGCTAAAGGAATATTCCTTGGCTTTTTACTACTCCTTATTGCTCTTTGTTTCGTACTTGCTGCATGCGGAGATCTACTATTATTAACTAAGGTATAGTGCCAAATTTCTTCAGCTTTGAAAGATAATTTTTGCAAATGGAGAACatagaagaaaaatatgataagtcCAGTTTTGTtgatttcttaatatttatttaatataatgattaaacagcatttcaaaatataataattggaAAAGGAATAAATCTACGATTTAATGATAAAtctacaaataatattaatttagtttatttatttaccaatATTTCACTAATATTGATTTATATAACTGATGttataaatgttttttaaatattcaagagAGTACAAAATCAGACGTAAAGCCATTTTTGATATCGAATTGATAACAtatcaaaaaagaaaatcgtcttttgtttttatcatGTTTTTAACTTATGATCTTCAAAtagtaaaatatcaaaaaaatatGATCTCTAGATTCATCGCATATATCGCTCGTCGGATGCGAGCGTTTCGAAAGCACAACAAGAATTCGCCACAACTTTCTTGCGCAATGAACACGTGCAAAATGCGGCAAGTAACGTCGCCGCCACTGCTGTCCGCGCCCAAATGGCTAACGCTGCTAATCAACCACGCTATTAAAGTGATTTCACAACACTTCAGGATTTATTCTTCAGGTACTCTCTGACGTTTTACTACTCAGCAAAATCGTATGTGTAGATCATCTTAATAATGTGCATTACTCGGGATTCGAAATTGTAATGTTCCATAGAAGATTCTATTCTTGCATtgaaaacaagaaaattataCTACTCATTcataaaatcatttttctttttttcttggtACGTTCGAAGAATTAGTTATGCACGTTTTCTTCTAAAAATGATTGATTCGTATCGTTTATCGAAAGATCTCAAATGAATAATCACAAATTTACTCCTGGCAAGTGTTTAACGATTTATGTATTTCTTTATTCCCCATAACAGTATTTTAAATCGGATTAACACAGTTATCATGTGggtatgtatgtgtattatttaaaacatatatGATGTGTATATCCTTTTTGTTTGTATTGATTGAAAATGagttacaatataatttaacaTCTAGTAAAGAAACGAGCTAATAATAATCATATCACTAATTCTTATATTATTGCTTCTATATACATGAACATATTTACTAGCTTTTGTATTTTAGTGGCACTTTAATCAAGACGTTGTAATCATGTGCGGCTTTATATAAATGGAAAGCGTTCGATTGTGTTGAAAATCAAAATAACTTAATTTAACATGAAAATATGTTGTATCCACgagtatagaattcaatttcttGTTTTACGAAACGTTAATTTAACTACCGATGGTAGGGGAATATAAGGCAACCATCCTTTTGTCTACCTTTAATAACGTCCTATACATTCCTTAAATCGtgtaatatacattatatggcCTTTCTTTAAATTAAGTACTTGTTACTTAGATccttaaaatattctataactTTGTAAAGTTtaaactatatatacatataaatattatatatataaatatatatacataatggatattttgaaaagaaaacgaatattacttttacatattgtttaattatttattaattatagataaattatttgtaGAGTACGAAAATTGGTTTATATCGTTGCTGTTACTTAATTGGATGTAATCTAAATGTCTCAATGAACTGGAAAGTTTATGTCAAGTAAAAAATGTTCGGAAATATAGGAAAAGAGTGATTGAAGGATCTTTGTTATGTACTGAGACTTTAATCAAACAGAGATATTGTgctctttaaatatatttttacatatataacgCTGTTTAAATTGATTGCAATAATTATTACATACCTTCATTGTATAGCAATGAACAATAAAATACTTCgttttgtataaaaaaagaaaagtaagaaagaaatgttatttaaattttataaatacgcGCTGGTACATTTACTTATGTAAGaagcaaaaaaaagaaaagtgacaaataaaaatttagtttGCTCATAAAAAAGGAGATCTCTTTCACACCAATGATTAGCACAAAAATTTGtccatttaatataataaatatttataataaattttccagATTCTGTAAACCAATAGTTCTCAACAATATTTTACCTAAAATTCCAGAATTATAAATCATCGATTTTGATCCATGATTAGATAAGCTTATCTTTCAATTTGACAAACAAAGTatacattataaaaatacaaacgcACCTTCAGATCGATACGTTGCAATTGGATCTATTGGAAATGAACAACTAGGATTGATCTCGTACGTAGATCCTGTTCCGATTAATTTCGCTACGAATATAGCATCCATAATTTCTATATTCGATCTGTACATCAATCTAGCGTGTCCTTCGGCTAATCTGGAGAAAATTGTTACGCTGAATGTCTAAAACAAAAAATGCTTTAAATGTCTTGTCTCTTGTTACCTAATAAGACTGTCCAAAAGTCGAACTGTTGTTCTTTCTTCCCTCCTATCTGGATGAGATCTGTGATAAAGATAAGTCGCTCGAAGTACCATTTCCGCTTCTTTTGTTAATTTTGGTTGTAAAGAATGCACGTAAGCCAAGTATTCTCGCAATGTATCCTCTTTCCATAAG includes these proteins:
- the LOC100650781 gene encoding secretory carrier-associated membrane protein 5A isoform X1, whose amino-acid sequence is MSGFDENPFGEPNINDPFSDPAIRRAVSSTPANRGLEDYNPFAEQGSQGTAQVRGASNPPIYGGIGATQQPATLQPSNQEPPATNYARTPQQTVNTSLGSTLSPTSDVNQRSESGWKAGTEEDIRNTPYYPKRNNWPPLPDKCCCQPCFHQDIDVEIHTDFQKVVRQLYRLWMFHGCILILNVIGGFILLLCTGAFSTFGLGILYLILFTPFSFLCWFRPAYKAFKNDSSFNFMVFFFVFFFQLIVTGIQAIGIPGSGTCGIILAITMFDNTAKGIFLGFLLLLIALCFVLAACGDLLLLTKIHRIYRSSDASVSKAQQEFATTFLRNEHVQNAASNVAATAVRAQMANAANQPRY
- the LOC100650781 gene encoding secretory carrier-associated membrane protein 5A isoform X2 — translated: MSGFDENPFGEPNINDPFSDPAIRRAVSSTPANRGLEDYNPFAEQGSQGTAQVRGASNPPIYGGIGATQQPATLQPSNQEPPATNYARTPQQTVNTSLGSTLSPTSDQRSESGWKAGTEEDIRNTPYYPKRNNWPPLPDKCCCQPCFHQDIDVEIHTDFQKVVRQLYRLWMFHGCILILNVIGGFILLLCTGAFSTFGLGILYLILFTPFSFLCWFRPAYKAFKNDSSFNFMVFFFVFFFQLIVTGIQAIGIPGSGTCGIILAITMFDNTAKGIFLGFLLLLIALCFVLAACGDLLLLTKIHRIYRSSDASVSKAQQEFATTFLRNEHVQNAASNVAATAVRAQMANAANQPRY